The Campylobacter sp. genome contains the following window.
GGCTAAAGGTAAGAGGGGTAAAAAATCTAATAAAGAACAATAAGAAAGAATATATGCCGTAAGGGTTAAATTTAACCCCGAGGAATTAAAAAAGGCGCTGATAGATCCAAATTTAACCACGCAAGAAAAGGTAAATTTGGTGGAACGGGCAAAAGAGCGTATAAAACAAAACATCGATACGAAAGCGATCATCGACTCTAGCCCTCAAAGCGGTTGTGATACGACAATCATAGGGCGTAAAAATTTAAATGCGGGTATAATTCAATACGCTCAAGAGAATAAAAAAGTTGTAGCCGTAGATAATGTTGACCCCGATTTAGCAAAAATTTAGGCTTTAAGTATCCAAACGAAACAAGGAGGACAATTTATGCCGATGAAATTACACATACCTTAAAAAATCACGGCAACGAAGCGGCGGAAGCAAAGCGCGGTCAAATAGTGATAACGCGCGACGATATAGCAAACTACATAGACTATGTCGAGAACCCTGACAGGCAGATTTTATCTCAAACCAAGCAGGGTCTAAAAGCCCTTATAAGCGGGAAACAAAAAGATGGGTATTATGTAGTCGTAGAGGAAGCACAAACCAAAAACAATAGGCTTGCTTTTAAAACAATGTATAAGGTTAAGGGAGATATTAAAGAAAGCTCATTATTCAAAGCGACGGCAGACGCTGAAAACGGCGAACGACTTGCATTTTCGGGTTATGAGCCCGACGCGCAGCGGATCCCGTCGCTCAATGATCCTATTATACCCCAAAACTCCCAAAAAGTAAAGGAACTTCCGCCCGCCGATCTTAGAAAGGCGATAATAAACGCTAAAGACGACAAAGAGCGCCTAGCCATAATAGAAAATCAAAAGGCGGGGATTAGACGAAACATCGATACGAAAGCGATCATCGACGCTAGCTCTCAAAGCGGCAGAGATATGGCGCTTATAGGGAGGGAAAATTTAAACGGCGATATAGTCAAATATGTTTTAGAGAGTAAAAAAACAATCGCCGTTGATAAATTAGATATTCAAAGAGCGCGGGAGCTAAAATTTAAATATCCGCAAGACGTAAGACGAACTATCGGATCGGATGCGATAACCCACGTTATGAATAGGCACGGCGCGAATAGCATTTTAGTAAAAAAGAGCGGACAAAAAGCGGTAAGCCTTGACGATATAGCTAAATGGCAAGAATACGCGGACAATGCAGACCTAAGAGCGATTTCAAAAGGATAATTCCGGACAAGAAGTCGTCGTAAGCGGCAAACAGATAAATGGATATTATGTAGTTGTAGAGGAGATCAAGAAAAAGAAAAACGAACTCGCTTTTAAAACAATGTATTTTGAAAAAGGGAGATTAAAAAATAATGAATTTTTTAAAAACCTTGCGCTAGGGACGGATAATAAATCCGCTCTTATCCACTCGGATTATGAGCCCGAAGTAAAATTAGACCCTATTAACGCAAGGTCTCATAGCGATAGTATACCACAAAATCTCAAAAATGCATCAATGGCTCAGTGGCAAAGCGAAATTTCTAAAGCCAAAGACGACTGGGGTGCGCTAAAACGCATGATGGATCAGATCAAACAAAACGAAACGCTAGGGCAAAACGAAAGAGCTAAACTATACGTAGATATAAGCGAGCGGATGAAAAAGATAGGAAAATAATTCAGGTGCGGGGCTATACCTCGCGCCAATAGCCGTCCCCTTAACTAGCAAACCGCGCAATCATATCTAAATTTATCAAAAATCCTTCAAATTTAATCTAAAAATACCAAAGAGTGCGTTTTATGGGTAGATTACGCACCCGCACTTGCGCGAAAATTGCCCTAACTTTCAAAAGGAGAACGTTATGGCAATCACATCTACGGGCTTTCAAGCTCCAGCAACAAAAAGAGATAAGTTTAAATTTTACGCCAGTATCATCATTAGATATATAGCTAATCTTATTTTGCATCTGATTTTAATTCTACTAAAGGACTATTTATTGAAAATTTATCAATAAAATTTTGTTTAAGAGCCAGTGACATCATGTCCATGTCGATTATCGTAAGCTATTTACAAAATTTTATGGCTTATTGGAATACAGCTATTGAAGATAGCAGTAGTATATTTCACAAAATAGCGTCTGCAGCGCATTATGATAAAATTTCAGGTAAGCTTTCGATATCAAAAGGCGTCATACACTCAGCTTATAAATTGGCATTGCCTAATAGGTTTTGCCGATTCGTAGCGCTTAATATCTATTCTATAGCTTTCGTTAATACCTCACTTATAAAATACCCGACTGCGTTGGACTAGAGGTGGCTACCAAATTATAACGTAGCACAAGAACACAGCGTTATTAAATTTAAAATGGAATTCCATGGGGGTTGGAATTATTGTGTCTAAGCTTAAGCTGCGAGAATTTTGAATTGTATGGCTGGCGAGCTAGGACTTCGTGCATTAGGCGCAGGAGCGGACGCACTAGGCTTTGATAATGCAAGCAAGAGCTTAAAAGATACCGCAGACGATCTAGGGCAAACCTTTTCTCAAAGCGCGGAGGCAGTAGGACAAACGGGAGGTGCAGGCACTACCCGCATAATAGGACGAGGATTAAAAAACTTCGTAACGGGTCAAGCTGCAGCCAATCAAAAGCTAGCTAGAGGCATTAATAACGTTTTAGCAGATACCGCAGATTTTTACGGAGCGGACAGGGCTAGGGATTTCTTTCGCGAGAACTCAAATTTAGCAAGCTCAGCGATAAATAAAATTGAAAACTTCGGCGATAACGATATGAAAGGTTGGCAAGCAGCAGGCGAGATAGCAGATGCTACTGCACTAGCTCCTGCGATGCTAGGGCATAGCGCAAAGGCCGCCCGCTTAGCAAAAGCATTAGGCGCTAGCCAAAAGGTAGCTACTCGCATCGGCAATGCCGTGGGATCTGCGGCAAACGGCGCGATAATGGGAGGATTTACCGGAGGGGCTAGAGCTTACGGACAGCCTAAGCCCGATCTAAAGCAAGCGGGGCTTGAAAGCACTATCTGGGGTGGGGCAAATGCTATTTTAGGCGGACTTAGCCGCGCTCCGATTTTAGCTAAAGGGGTGCTAGGCAAAGCAAGCGAACAAACGCAAAAAGCAGCGCAAGGCTTGGACTACCAAAATCTAAGAGAGGGCGTCCCGACGCCCGCTGGGACGACCGCTCCGCAAACGCGGGCGGATGGCGAATTATTAAGCCCTCCATTAAGCAGCGACCAATCGGCGCGCCTCAACCGATACTCCGATACTTCTCGGACAATGGCTGCCGCAGATAATGCGGGGTCGGTCACTGATAAAACTATTATGCCACAAAATTTTGAAGCGGCGGCTGAGGCGTCCAACTCTCAACATAAGCAACAAGTGCTCGGGGCGCAAATGAATACCGGCAAGGAGCATTTTTCGCCGACCGATAACACTATTATACCACAAAGCTCTGTCGCAGAGGGAATTTTAAATAATCCTAATCTTTTCGGACTTGACGAAAACGTGATAAAGGCCATTCGCTCAGAGCTTGAGGAAGCGGCAGGGATTGCTCCAAAAAAGATGAACGAAGCAGCAAAAGGGGCGGATAAGGCAGAGACCGCAGCAGCGCAAGCGCCTAATCCGTTTTTAGATGAGATTTTAAGAGTTACAAACCCTGCTAATAATAACGCGTATTTAGATCAGATCTTAGCAATTACTAATCCTAAAGCCATACAAAAAGAGAAGCGCGGCATCTACAACGTCGCGTATAACGGCAAAAACTCAACTTCGGTTTATCCGGATATAGACTTTGTAGAAAACGCGGTGAAGCTAGAACAAGGCAGCAAAAAGCGCGGAGGCGCAGCTCATATTCAAAAGCATTTTGAAAAAGACGCAAAAGGCTATGTAACACCTGCGGAGATGACGCAGATCGGCGATCGTATGCGCGAATATACGGCTAAATTTAAAAAGCCTTATATTGACGCGGGCGGCGGCAGACTTTACGAATGGCAAGATAAAGATGGGGTAAAATTTAGAGTAGTAGTTTATGACGGAGGGGTGGGGTCTACAACCCACATTACTACAACCCCCGTCAATGAAAGAATTATATCGTTTTACTCTGATAGAAATCTTAAAAAGCCTATGGAGTTTAAAACTCCCGCACTTCGTGAAGCGGATGAAGCGATTAGGGGTGGGGACACACTCTCTAGCCTAAGCACCCCACAAGCGATGAGAAATCAAGGGCTAGACACCGCTACGGATATTATACCACAAAACGGCGAGAATATGATTAAAGGTTTTAGCTCTAGCGCAATCCCTGCTAATATCGCAAGCGCTGGAGCCGGAGCAGCCACAGGTGCAGCGCTAGATGATAAAAATAGAGCAAGAGGCGCTTTTATCGGAGCGTTGGGCGGGCTTGGGCTAGTAAATGCACCCTCTTTGGTTTCAAAGCTAAAAGGAGGCGCTAAGGTAGGCGAGATAGCGCAGGATATAGAAGCTGCGGCAAAAGATAAGCCTAGCATCTTAAGCAATATGCGCTCCTATCTTAAAGCCGTAGGAGCAAACTCCGCTTCAGAGCTAAAGGATTTAAGCGGCAAGGATATAGGGCTAAGCTACGCAAGGCAAATGGCAAGCGAGCATATCAATAAAGAGTTTAAAAATATCGCTTATGAAATTTTATCCGGCTCTCAAAGCTTAGCGCAGAATTTAAAAAATGGCGCTATTAATGCAGCTCGCTTTGCAAGGCGCACACTAAGCGAAACCAAAGGCGCGGATTATCTTTTGCGAAACGATGAGCTATTTAGCGCCAAAAGCGCATATAGCGCTAAAATGGAAAATCTACAATCCGCGCTTAGTGGATTAGACGACGCAGATCGCGTAGCTATGCATGAATATATGGTGGGTGAAGGAAATGCCATTAAGCCTGAGCTAAAGCCACTAGCAGACGCGCTAAGACGTCAGATTGACGATATGAGTGCTAAGCTCGTAGATCTAGGCGTTTTAGATAAGGCTAGCAGAGACGCGCTAGCGGGGCAATATCTTGCTCGCTCTTATGAAAAGCATCTAAAAGATCGCATCAATTCAGTGTTTTCAAGCGGCAAAAAGGTAGATGAAATTCACAGCAGAGGCTTTGCGTTTAAAGAGTTTAAAGATAGGGAAGCGATGGATAAGTTTCTATCTAAAAACCCGCAGATTGCAAAGTCTATGGATCAGGCTTACAATAAAGGCGGCGTGCGCGTAGTAGAAAAGCCTAATGGTAAAATTGAGCTTTGGAGGGATTATACCAAAGATGAGCGTTCGGCTATGGGGGAGATAAAAAAGATTAGCTTTTTATCTCATTTACCTCACATAGTAGCCAGCCAAACGGCACGCACCCCGCTTTTATTTGGTCTTTAACCTTTGCAAGCCATGTCGTAGTTTCGGCTTCTTTTATGATAGGATTTTTACCGACGCCTTGCTTTATGCTAATTTCTCTTTCGCCCTCTATCGTTACGGCGCGTGCGCCGCTATGTCTACCTACGCGAAGTAAGAATTGATTTGGCGCCAAATTGCTTCTACCAAAATCCTTGTAGCTTTTATAAAATTTTTCACTCAAGCATTCGAGCACTCCGTCGTCATTAAATAAAGAGCGAAATATCGGCTCATAGTGATCGTTGCAAGCTTTGATTAGGCGATTAATATCTAGGAGTTTTTCCGTAGAATTTTGCTTAATGCTTAAAGGAATTTCGCATGTCACGTTTGAGACTATAGCTTCTAAGCGGGTACTTAGCGAATCATTGTATTTTATATCATCATTTTTAAGTTCTCGTTTGACGTTTGCGGTGGAATAAATTTTACTTGCCAAACCACCGCTATCGCTAATGAGTAGATTTTTAAATGGATTTCCGTCGCTCGGACTTAGTAAAAGATCGCGCAACGTCATAGTACTTTACTCCTTCTTTTACTAATAGCTCTTGGTATGCTGTAGAAATCGCTCCTTTTAAACTACTGCAGGTTAGGATCGCCGAATCCCTTTTTTGATTTTTATTCGATACGCATTTATAAATTTCAAGTTGATTTATTACGTTATTTTTGCCATTTTCTTTTTGAACTACCTTGCCAATTTTATCGTAATATTCTTGCGCGGCATTCGGGCTTACTTTTACGATTTTATAGGCTACTTGCCTTCCTTGTTTTTTATGCGCGAATATAAAATTTTGCATTTTAATAAGCCCATTTTCATCAGACACTTCCACTAGATTGTGGAATTTTTCCCTATCCGTTTCGGATAGAATTTCATATAGAGCCATTGTGTCAAATTCATAAAGTGCATCTATCTCTTTTCCGCTCGGTTGTAGAATTTTTTCTATTACATATCCGGTCGGTTCATAAATTTCGCCGCTTCCGATATGCACGGGGCTTAGAATTTTAATTTTTAATTTATAGTGTTTTACAAAGCTCATTTCCGCTCCATTTCGTAGGCATTAAAATAGCGTATCCTTGTTGCACGCTTTTTTTGTAGGTTGAAGCACCGTGAATGCTTTTACCGATAAATTGTATATTGCTTTCGTCTTCTAGCGCTATTAGGGCTGACGTTTGTGCCATTAATACGGGTTTTTTAGTCACATCTGACGATGAAGCCAGATCTCCGCCATGCTTTCCGAACCTAGTAAATGGCTCGTAAAAGCACTTCTTGATAACCAAATCGGATCCTTGTAAAACAAAAGGGCTGAGCGCCATAAAGATTTTACTTGCAGGCGTATTTAAATTTTCAAATTTATCGATCTTAAATCGCCCTTTGCCAATACTTGCCTTTTTTCCGTAGCCGCATTCTCCTATATCATGCATGACAGCTTTTAATTCCTCTTGGCTAAAAGCATTTTCATCAATTAAAAAATATATATCAAGTGGCGGCAATGCGGTCTCGATTAGTGCAAACGGAGCGAATTCATCGGCATCGGTAGTAAAAGTAGCGTAGTTAATAGAATTCTTCATTGTGGCGTTTTGTTTGATTTTTGACTCTATTTCATCGCCTGCTAGGGCGTTTTGAAATTTGCCTTCGGCAAAATCGTCCGCTTTGAGCCAAATCTTTTTTCTTATAGCTTTCTTATCGATATTTTTTCCAAAAACGCTAAGCGGCAAGCAAGGCTTTGGCAAAAAACCTGATAAAAATCCATCGGAAGCGATCAAAAACGGCTCTTTATCATAATTTTCAAGAAGGCTTTCCAATCTTGCTTCGCCGTATCTATATCTTATTGCCCAACAAATTTGCCCCCATAAGGTATCGCCTTTTAGCGAGGTTGCAAAAGACGACGTGGGCGTAATCGTGGTTTTAAGGAGCTTCATTTTTCGACCCATTCGTCTTTGTTGCTAAATTCCACTCTTCCATATCCGCGAGAACCGCTACCGCCCAAATAATCATTTTCCAATAAATTTAAACCGCGCTTGATAAGCTTTTTAAAATCATCGATATTATCGCCTTCTAATACTTTGATTTTAAAATCGTAGCAAAATTTAATTCCTTCAGGTACTCGCTCGCTTTGACGCGGATGTTTGGCGGTACCTTTTTGTCGGTCGATTATGTTTTCATATTTTGCTTCGCTTAAAATTTTATCTTCACTCTCGAGGCTTATTCGGCAGTCGCTAAAACTAATTCTAGTGATGCCAAATTTATTTTCTTTGACATCGCTGTCCCCAAATAGCTTTAATAGAATTTCTGCAGATTTTCTATCTTTGGCTCTTTCTATATTTTTATAAGAAAATGGTGCACCTTTTTTATCTTGATCTAGTCCTACCAATCCCAAGTCCCATTCAAGCAGGCTTCTAATTTTGCCTTTGAGCGAGCTAGCTGGTATATAAGGCCTGCCAGAATTGGCGTCTTTTATAACTTGATTATCTATGCCGCCGATTTTCATAACGTCATCGCCACCGCCTATGTGAAGTCCACTTAAAAGCCTAATATCGCCTTTTAAAGAGTAAATTTTCATCTTTCTTCCTTATCTTTACTAAATCCTAAAACCGCTTCAAAAAACAGTTTAAACACCTCGAGCTTTTCTACGCTATCTACCTGCGAAACACAGTCTTTTATAAATTCTACAAAGTTTTTACTTACATTCTTTCTGCTTGAAGCATAGGCTACTTTGGAATTTAGCATCTTCA
Protein-coding sequences here:
- a CDS encoding RAMP superfamily CRISPR-associated protein, yielding MKLLKTTITPTSSFATSLKGDTLWGQICWAIRYRYGEARLESLLENYDKEPFLIASDGFLSGFLPKPCLPLSVFGKNIDKKAIRKKIWLKADDFAEGKFQNALAGDEIESKIKQNATMKNSINYATFTTDADEFAPFALIETALPPLDIYFLIDENAFSQEELKAVMHDIGECGYGKKASIGKGRFKIDKFENLNTPASKIFMALSPFVLQGSDLVIKKCFYEPFTRFGKHGGDLASSSDVTKKPVLMAQTSALIALEDESNIQFIGKSIHGASTYKKSVQQGYAILMPTKWSGNELCKTL
- the csm3 gene encoding type III-A CRISPR-associated RAMP protein Csm3: MKIYSLKGDIRLLSGLHIGGGDDVMKIGGIDNQVIKDANSGRPYIPASSLKGKIRSLLEWDLGLVGLDQDKKGAPFSYKNIERAKDRKSAEILLKLFGDSDVKENKFGITRISFSDCRISLESEDKILSEAKYENIIDRQKGTAKHPRQSERVPEGIKFCYDFKIKVLEGDNIDDFKKLIKRGLNLLENDYLGGSGSRGYGRVEFSNKDEWVEK